From Bdellovibrio sp. KM01:
TCTTTATCTTTATTGGGATTAAAAAAAGGCATCAAAATCCAGGTTGAAAAAACCAGTCAAATGCCGGCACTCATACACTCAGACCCCGTTCGCTTGCGTCAGATCCTGGTGAATCTGATTGGCAACGCCATTAAATTCTCGAACAAGGGCCCGATCACCATACGCATCAGCTCTCAAAAACTTGAAGGCAAAACTCTGATTTCAACCGAAGTGCAGGATTTTGGTGTCGGCATTTCCGAAGAAGGCCAGCGTCAGATATTTCAAGCGTTCGGACAAGCCGACTCTTCGATTATCCGAAAATTCGGTGGTACAGGTTTGGGCTTGGTATTGTCCCGCCATTTTGCCCGCGCTTTAGGTGGCGACTTGTCGCTTCTAGAAAGTAAAGAAGATGTCGGCAGTACTTTCTTGTTCACGATAACTTCCTCTGACGAAGAACAAGCCACAGCACAACATCCACCTCAAGTGCAAAATCAAACGCCCGTCAGTTTGCAAGATTTTGAAGGTAAAACCATCAAGGTGTTGTTGGCCGAAGACTTGAAAGACAACCAGATTCTAATCGGAATTTATCTTCGCTCGAAACATTTCGTTGTTTCTTATGCCAACGATGGCTTCGAAGCCGTGAAAATGGCGACGGAAAATGATTACGATATCATTTTAATGGACGTCCAAATGCCAGGGATGGATGGTCTGCAAGCCACCAGAACTCTTAGAGCTCAAGGGTACAAAAAGCCCATTATCGCATTAACGGCCCATGCCCTGCGCGAAGAAGTAAAAAAATCCTTAGATGCTGGTTGCAATGCCCATCTGACGAAACCGATCAATCGCCCCGATCTTCTCGGAGCAATTAAGACTTTTATTTCTATTTGATGGGGAAGGCGCAGATGAACTCTGTGCCGCGGTCTAATTCGGATTTTACAGCCACAGTGCCGCCGTGGCTTTGCATGATGTGTTTAACAATGGCTAAGCCCAAACCTGTGCCCCCGGCGTCTCTTGTACGACCTTTATCGATGCGATAGAAGCGTTCAAATAAGCGATCCAAATGTTCAGATGGGATACCAGGACCGTCGTCGATCACGCGCAGGATGATGTATTCTTTGATGTCGCGTTCCCAACGGATCTGCACAGTTTTATTGTTCGGGATGAACTTCACCGCGTTTGAAACCAAGTTGCGAAGAACCTGTTCAACTTTACGCGAATCCGCTTTGAACGGAGGAACTTCGCCCACCACACGGATAGCGATGCTTTTCTCGGCAGCCAGGACGGCCATTTCAGAAACCACGTGTTCTGAAATTTGCAGAGGATGAATCAATTCCAATTTTAATTCTGAATTCGAAGATTCCATGGACGTCAACGACAACAAGTCATTCACCAAGTCCATCAAGCGATCAATATTGCGAGAAACGATATTGATGAACTTACCCGCTTGCTCCGTTTGGCCGTTGTTGATGTCTTCTTTCAAAGTATCAACATAACCTTTGATCGAAGTCAGGGGCGTGCGCAATTCGTGGGAAGCATTACCTACAAATTCGATACGGATTTGCTCGGCCCGTTTCAGCTCAGTGATATCATGGAAGATACCCACGATACCGTAAACTTCACGGGTCTTTTCATTGCGAATCGGATTGACCGATACCGAGAAAAAGCGCGGCTGGTTGTCGATCAGGGTTGGCAATTTCACGGTGAAGCGCGTGCCCTTACCTGTTTTGATCGTGGTTGCAAAACCTTCCAGAACATCCGAAGAGCGAATCGCATCCTTCAGACGCAGATTTTCAGTGGAAAGCTGTGGGCCTTTCAAAAACTGCGCTGCAAACTGAGAATTGAAGTAAAGGATTTTTTCGTCAAGGCTGACACTGACCAAGCCTTCCGACACAGAACTCATGAAAGCCTGGGATTCCTCCTGCGCTTGCAGGAAGTTCGCCTTACGACGCTTCATCTTTTTGTGGATTTTATCCAAAGCGACTTCAAGCTCTGACAGGTCATCAGCATCATCATCCAAAAGATCCTCGGCATCCGACGCCGAAAAGATCTCTCCATAGGCGCGCTTATTGGAAATACGCAAAGCTTTTAGGATGACTTTATGAATTGGACGAACAAAACGGAAAGCGATGATCAAAGACACTAAAAGACTGAACATGAAAAAGTTCAGCAGGAAGTCCGTGTACACGAAATCAGCCATACGATGTTGCGAATCCAAAGAAGCCGCAATAACAAAGGCCAAGATGTTAAAAACAACTACTTGAAAGAAGAATAACTTCCAGAAAAGACGTGACGGAAAACGGATGAAACTCTTCATGCCTGTTCCATTTTCACCCGGTAGCCCACGCCACGGATGGTTTCAATGCGATCGCCCCACTCGCCCAGTTTTTTACGAAGACCGAAGACGTGAGTGTCAATCGTACGACCGACGACACTAATGCCCTCGCCCTGAATGTTTTCAATCAGTTTTTCACGAGTCAAAACCACACCGTGGTTTTGCACCAGCGTGCCTAAAAGTTTGAATTCTGAGGGAGTCAAATGCAGAGGTTCATTTTTATAAGAGATCTCGTAGGTTTTGAAATTCATTTTCAAACCGTGGATACTGATTTCGCTGTCATCTTTGATGACTTCTTCAGCCTTCGGACTTGCACGACGAAGCAAAGCTTTTGCGCGTGCGATCAAAACGGAAGGATTAAAGGGTTTCGTCAAATAGTCATCAGCGCCGCGCTCAAGACCCATAACGATATCCTGAGGTTCCGTCTTTGCCGTCACCATCAATACGGACGCGTTTTGATTTTTTGCTTTGATACGATCCAGAATATCGACACCGTGAAGACCTGGAAGCATCCAGTCCAACACGAACAATTGGTAGTTTTTGGCATTCATTTCAGCGAGGGCTTCTTCGGCAGAGGCACATTCAGTCACGCGGTAACCTTGACGTAGCAAATGCAAAGCCATCAGTTCGCGGATCTCTTGTTCGTCCTCAACCACCATCACTTGAATTGAATTTTCAGCCAAACTTGCCCCCATGTCGAACATCTTTACCGGTAAATGCGAAGATCACGTCTTCGGCAATATTAGTCGCATGGTCACCCAGGCGCTCCAAATTACGTGCGATCAAAATAAAATCCATACTTGCTTCAACATCGTCTGGATTGCTTTTCATATGCTTGATGGCGTCGTTGAAAACTTTATTTTTCAACGTATCGATCTCATCATCCATCAACAAAATATTTTTTGCTTCAACAGCGTCACCACGTACAAAACAATCCAAAGAACCTTTAACCATGCGGCCTGCGATTTCAGACATTTTCTGAATATCGCCAGTTTGTGCCTGGATCGGTTTACGACCCAAATAATCTTTACCGGAATAAGAAATATTCACAGTTTGATCACCCATGCGCTCAAGGTCGTTGTTGATTTTCAATACGGAGATAATCAAACGAAGATCTTTCGCCACGGGGCCTTGTTTGGCCAGGATGTGCATGCAGTGGTTATCGACGCGAATGTGATCTTCGTTGATGCGCTTTTCGATTTCATGAACTTCTTGAAAAGCATTTACATCACGGGAAAGCAAAGCGGCAGTGACTTGAGAGAGGGCTTTTTCAACATGACCACCCATTACCAGAATCATTTTCTTAAGGTCTTCAAGTTGAGTGTCGATGGCACGTTCCATACGTATTCCCCGTTTGTTGGTTGTATAAAGGTTTTCAGAGTAAAAGACACCGCTTAACACGGCTCTCAAAGCAAAACTAACAGAATCTTAACAGATCACGAAGTCGCCTGGGTCCCCTAGAATAGGACTTGGGCAGCTAGCTCTACTTTAGAGGCATCGCGGATGCCTTTTCCATAGTTATCAGCATACCACGTGTGATCCACAGCCAAAGCAGTTTTTACATCTTCAGTGACTTGATAAGCAAAAGACACGATTCCCGTTTGCAGGTTTTTATCAGGCTCTCCCACCGCGGCGTCCAAATAATCATAACGAAGCATCACTTCAGATTTAGGACCCACACCGAAAATCGTGAAAGCGCTGCCCCCGAATCCATGAACCGCTTGCCCCGCCAAACTTACAACATCGACACCGTCGGCCATTTTGCCATCGGTGATGGCCCCTGCCGGATCATGGGTGTCCAAAAGCTCGATACCGATTTTAGTTTTGCTGTCTTCAGGTTTATAAAGGAATGAGGCCTGAATACGCTCTTTCGCCGCGACTTCATCCCCGTATTGTTCGTAAGTTCCGTGGATGTATTGCAATGTGATGGCAAAGGGATTCCAACTTGTAAAACGCAGAAACAATGCGCCCTCTTTGTGAGGTCCCGCAGAATCCTGATCGCGACCTTCGCCATTTACCACAGACAAAGACCACTCCCCCAAATCTCCTGGGAGTTCAGACATAAAACCCGCGCCCAGGTCCGAATAAGTCTCATACTTCCATTTTTCTGTCAGACCGTAGGCGGTTTCGC
This genomic window contains:
- a CDS encoding cell wall metabolism sensor histidine kinase WalK — its product is MKSFIRFPSRLFWKLFFFQVVVFNILAFVIAASLDSQHRMADFVYTDFLLNFFMFSLLVSLIIAFRFVRPIHKVILKALRISNKRAYGEIFSASDAEDLLDDDADDLSELEVALDKIHKKMKRRKANFLQAQEESQAFMSSVSEGLVSVSLDEKILYFNSQFAAQFLKGPQLSTENLRLKDAIRSSDVLEGFATTIKTGKGTRFTVKLPTLIDNQPRFFSVSVNPIRNEKTREVYGIVGIFHDITELKRAEQIRIEFVGNASHELRTPLTSIKGYVDTLKEDINNGQTEQAGKFINIVSRNIDRLMDLVNDLLSLTSMESSNSELKLELIHPLQISEHVVSEMAVLAAEKSIAIRVVGEVPPFKADSRKVEQVLRNLVSNAVKFIPNNKTVQIRWERDIKEYIILRVIDDGPGIPSEHLDRLFERFYRIDKGRTRDAGGTGLGLAIVKHIMQSHGGTVAVKSELDRGTEFICAFPIK
- a CDS encoding response regulator transcription factor; translated protein: MAENSIQVMVVEDEQEIRELMALHLLRQGYRVTECASAEEALAEMNAKNYQLFVLDWMLPGLHGVDILDRIKAKNQNASVLMVTAKTEPQDIVMGLERGADDYLTKPFNPSVLIARAKALLRRASPKAEEVIKDDSEISIHGLKMNFKTYEISYKNEPLHLTPSEFKLLGTLVQNHGVVLTREKLIENIQGEGISVVGRTIDTHVFGLRKKLGEWGDRIETIRGVGYRVKMEQA
- the phoU gene encoding phosphate signaling complex protein PhoU; its protein translation is MERAIDTQLEDLKKMILVMGGHVEKALSQVTAALLSRDVNAFQEVHEIEKRINEDHIRVDNHCMHILAKQGPVAKDLRLIISVLKINNDLERMGDQTVNISYSGKDYLGRKPIQAQTGDIQKMSEIAGRMVKGSLDCFVRGDAVEAKNILLMDDEIDTLKNKVFNDAIKHMKSNPDDVEASMDFILIARNLERLGDHATNIAEDVIFAFTGKDVRHGGKFG